One window of Mobula birostris isolate sMobBir1 chromosome 16, sMobBir1.hap1, whole genome shotgun sequence genomic DNA carries:
- the cidec gene encoding cell death activator CIDE-3 isoform X1 produces the protein MEYAKKSLSFLSSSSISRCVSASASVTSHLLNGGPHQRPFRVCNWDRSLKKGIMAEGLHDLLDKVQKSLHTTSSVSLLLEEDGTFIETEEFFQTVLDNTLFMVIERGQKWTPPENIGFHLRFPDKLCRRKDVARITFDLYKENPRDFIGCLNVKMTLYGAYSLSCDLQCMGAKKIMREALRLTMLTMQATGHILLGTSSYVQQLLDEVEQHVAGRPLPLLE, from the exons GTGCGTGTCTGCCAGTGCATCAGTAACTTCTCACCTGTTGAACGGTGGTCCACATCAAAGACCATTCAGAGTATGCAACTGGGATCGGAGTTTGAAGAAAGGTATCATGGCAGAGGGTCTTCATGATCTACTGGACAAG GTCCAAAAATCACTACATACGACATCCAGTGTCTCGCTTCTACTGGAGGAGGATGGGACCTTCATTGAGACTGAAGAATTCTTTCAGACTGTTTTAGACAACACCCTCTTTATGGTCATTGAGAGAGGGCAAAAGTGGACACCACCAGAG AATATTGGCTTTCACCTGCGTTTCCCTGACAAATTGTGTAGAAGAAAAGATGTTGCCAGAATAACCTTTGACCTCTACAAAGAAAATCCACGTGATTTCATTGGTTGTCTGAATGTAAAAATGACTCTCTATGGCGCATATTCTCTATCATGCGATCTTCAATGTATGGGGGCAAAGAAAATAATGAG GGAAGCCCTGCGCTTGACAATGTTAACAATGCAAGCTACAGGACACATCCTACTTGGTACATCAAGCTATGTCCAGCAGCTTTTGGATGAGGTGGAACAACATGTAGCAGGGAGACCCTTGCCCCTTCTTGAATGA
- the cidec gene encoding cell death activator CIDE-3 isoform X2, which translates to MAEGLHDLLDKVQKSLHTTSSVSLLLEEDGTFIETEEFFQTVLDNTLFMVIERGQKWTPPENIGFHLRFPDKLCRRKDVARITFDLYKENPRDFIGCLNVKMTLYGAYSLSCDLQCMGAKKIMREALRLTMLTMQATGHILLGTSSYVQQLLDEVEQHVAGRPLPLLE; encoded by the exons ATGGCAGAGGGTCTTCATGATCTACTGGACAAG GTCCAAAAATCACTACATACGACATCCAGTGTCTCGCTTCTACTGGAGGAGGATGGGACCTTCATTGAGACTGAAGAATTCTTTCAGACTGTTTTAGACAACACCCTCTTTATGGTCATTGAGAGAGGGCAAAAGTGGACACCACCAGAG AATATTGGCTTTCACCTGCGTTTCCCTGACAAATTGTGTAGAAGAAAAGATGTTGCCAGAATAACCTTTGACCTCTACAAAGAAAATCCACGTGATTTCATTGGTTGTCTGAATGTAAAAATGACTCTCTATGGCGCATATTCTCTATCATGCGATCTTCAATGTATGGGGGCAAAGAAAATAATGAG GGAAGCCCTGCGCTTGACAATGTTAACAATGCAAGCTACAGGACACATCCTACTTGGTACATCAAGCTATGTCCAGCAGCTTTTGGATGAGGTGGAACAACATGTAGCAGGGAGACCCTTGCCCCTTCTTGAATGA